From the Aquarana catesbeiana isolate 2022-GZ linkage group LG10, ASM4218655v1, whole genome shotgun sequence genome, the window GCCTGTATATACATCATGAATAATGCAGGAGGAGGGAGGAACAAGCAGGTTGGCAAAGTTGGATTTGGCGGAGGAACTTCCCAGTGGGCGTGACCAAGGGCCAGCTAGAGTCTTCCTGGATTTTTCTGTTTTGCTTTTAATAGTAATGTTATGGAAGAGTCCCGCAGTCAATAAACAGACAAAAATGAATAGTGAGATCTCTCCGAATGATGAGCAATTATTGTTAAATGTGTGTATTAAGGATGAGCCTTAAATACGGCTCCccactgtggaactacaagtctcagcatgccctacaaacttgtctttgtagtgCCCTggatttaaccccttcatctcccctTATcctatgcattaaccccttcatctccatcctcACACTGTATGTGACctgaacattaaccccttcacctccttcTGTGTATGTACTTGTACATTCATGATACGCTGTATCCAGTGCACCCCTCATTAAGCTCTGTATTTTAACCCCCTCATAGTCATTACCAGGATGTATTTTGATTTCAATTATAGCAAAAAATTGAGATCActttgtggtgtctactttccaaaaagccaTCATTTGGGGTGTCTGTACTGTCCTGCCAATTTTATATAAGGGTAAccaaaaataaacctttttttttcaaaaatgtatacagtaaaaaaatttttaaaagtttattacgtatcaccaaaagaaatctctatgtttctaaaaatatatataaaatattcctttTGGTACAGTCCTGCATCACCTAGTAATTGTGAGTCAAACTATCACAACACTGAAAACCGAAAAGTGGCCTGGCAATAAAGAGGTGTATACAGGCTGCTACACACatgattaaagtggaactctagataaaacctttttattattttgaGGAAGGTTTGGACATTTTCAGGTATTTTCAGCTGTCTGTGTCCCCTCACTTTCTATCCTGGAGACAGATGTTCCTagggaggaaagagaggagaaACTTGACTAATATAATCAAATGAGGCAACAAAAACCTTACATATTTTCCCCATTACACAACATAAAATATAtggctggagttcctctttaatatttACCATTTGTATTCATAGTCAGTACTATCCTCCTCTAGTCAGGACCATTTCCCTAACAACTCTACCTAGAATACAAACATCTCATATCCCATCATTCAAATCAAATCAAAACATCATTCAAATCAAAACAGACAATGTCATTAGAatctaaatatttatttaaaaaaataatatgttaCACAACAAAAGCTGAGATTGTATTAAATAAATAAGAGATCAAAATAAGTGTAAATCATGAAGTTACATCTCAGGGTGGGAATAGATAGTAATAGAATAGAAAGAGATCGAAGAATGTGATCTGTGATGAAGCCAAATCTCAGTCCCATCATGTCATCAGGATGAATTCTGGGGGAGGTCTTGCTCCTGCTGTCCCCGGTGGTTCTGGTTCTCTGGGTTGGACTCCTGACCTTCTCCTGGGCTCTGCTCCATGGTGATGGTGATGGTTCTCTGTTGGGCAGCGGGCAGTGCCAGGCGAGGTGCCCAGAAGTGGAGCCGCCCGTCCTTGGACATGGAGCACAGCACGTCCTCGGGATTCACGTCTTCCGGGAGCTCGGCTTCTCTGCGCCACTCTCTGTATTCCTGGAAGAAGCCGCCATTCTCCGTCTCCCTTTTCTTGTCGGATTTTCCCGCCACGATCAGTCTCCTTCCTTCCGTCCTCACTGTCAGTTCTTCTGGAGAAAACGGACTCACGTCCAGGGAGAGCTCAAAGTTCTCCTTCCCGTCTTTGCCCTTGGTGGGGGATTTGTCTTGGGGGGCGGTGGGGTGTCCGCtctgagcccccctccccctcctcatgtcCGGGTCATTGGCCAGGAGATGGTAAGTCTGGTGGAGGCGCTGCATTCTCCTCTCCATGTCGCTGCTCACGCTCAGCATGTCGTCTTCCAGCTGGCGGAGGATGAGGTGTGTGGCGGTCCAGTGGGGGAGCTCGGGCTGGCGGTAGACATACACAGGACTGTGCGAGgactggaggaggctgagagggaaCATGTCGCTCTGCTGCTGCTTTTCCTGGAGCTTCTTGTCACAGTTCAGCTGGAGGCCGTCTGCCTGTGTGTCAGCGTCTGCTCTCTGCTGCTCGCTCTACTGCAACCTCTCCCAGCCCGACTCCTTTTATACTGCCTGAGCCACTTCTGGACCCCTCCATGTGCTCTCCATATATGGAGCCAGGGGGAGGGGCCTGGGGACACATCATGAATAATACGAGGCGGGGCCAGGAACTTCTGAGTGACGGctggaactctgtactctgtgctgGAGATTACTGGAGAATTCTGagataggagggggaggggccaaccTAAACCTGGAGGATTACAACACTAGTGGGCGGGAGCAAGGTGACAGCTGGAGATTGCCAGAAAATTCTTTATACTACGTAGATCTTCTCTCTATTCATCCGTACTTTATGGTTTTCTTATATCATCCCAGTCTCCTCTGTAGTTGTATATTTCTGGAAGACACACTCAACCAAACATTGTATAACTACCATATCAAAATGTAGTTTTACTTTGCTACCTTTGAATTTGTGTTTAATTAAAAGTGtctgaatcaaaaaaaaaacaaaaaacagtaacatATTGCAGTTTACCTAATAATGCGGACAGGGGAATTggatcctttttttttcattcaacctgctggttgaacaaaaaaatgattaatgtatggccagctttatagcgTACATACTGGTAGTTGGAGCGCTTCTGTGTACTTTTGGTTGTGGACAGTGAGAGTGAACAATAGTGCCTGACAGCCACAGACCAGCATAGGATCAGCCTAAAGTTATTTTCAcaattatactttaaccacttgtctattcaggcaattttttaaattttctgcacagattaaaatctgcattttttggctAGAATTTACCCTCAagaagtatatattttctgaaagcagagaccctggagaataaaatggtgacagTTACAATTTTTATATTACATGAAATTTGTGCAGTTATTTATCAAACTTTTATCTTGAGAAAATGAATACACATTTCCATCCATTTTATGTGCATGTTAATGTGTGTTGATGTACATTGATGTGTGTTTTGACGTGCGTTGATGCATGTTTTAACGTGCATTAAAATGCTATGCGTTTTAGACGTTAatttttggagtgtttttttggTAACAGGTTGTCCAGCACAACTCAATCATTGTGATTGCTCTAGCTAAAGACCCTGCTTACACTTATCTTTGTAATCCTTTTGTTGGGGGTCGTACAGGATTTGCAACAAATTCATCAACGGTATTAAATGCTGACATGACTGGTATAGGAGCTTGTAAGGGTCAAAATAAATCACAAAGCAAACTTATTTTACTTTACTTGCATTGCATTGACCATTTTACATGTGTTGACCTGTGTTGCGTTGTGCTAAAATGCTAAAATATAAGTTGCATTTTAACACAATGCAATGCAGGTCAATGCAGTGTTGTAGTGCGAACAGGACACATATAAAcaattgtttcaaatcagggacagtccctcaaaatcagggacagttgggagctatgttacagCTGTGCTAAAATGCAGATGAATGCACTAGTGTGAATTAACCCTTACAAATTACATACGTTTAGAGTGAACTATGACTccagaatttttgctctcactctgattCCCAACAATAACTCTCATTTAATGAAATTGACATTTACAAACACATGCTCACCCTACGTTGTGTTTTTTATATGGGGTGTGTGCAGAGGTGACAAGGGTGCTCtcattttttaatagtttttatttattttatatcgttttttcactatatatttttttgttactttattgccatcacaaggagGCTAAAAAGCCCACCATATAATAGAAGGaaaaagtgacaggtactctttatgaaaacTTTGAGTATCTATTATATGTCCTCCAATGCTACACTAGCTATGAAATGACAGCTGTGACTGCGGAAGTAATTTAATATACATTGCTTCTGTGATTATTGCTTGCAGGAGGTCTCCGGGAATACTGTATATGTTCAGTGAGCTCCATTATACATACAGCTACCTATACTCCCAGGCACACTGGTGGCATAGGGGAGCCTGGGAAAAACTGCGggagccacctgatcacttttattggaaaTCTGTTTGCCAGCTTTTAAAGTCAGTATCAAGGACAGAGATGCAGAAGCAGCTGtgagcttgatttaaccacttgtctaccatggTGTTCATAAATGCACCTTGGTAGACACGTGGTTAATGTGTGGCACTTCATTGGATAAAGTCCCACATGGAGAATTCTGAGTGGGATGATCTCTCCATTATTTCCCAGGAAGGTCTCACCATCAATGGCTAAAAAATGTTGTTTGTACAAAATAAAGGGACTTCCCAGCAGTGTTCAGCTGTTAGGAAAGGGTTAAAATGCTGTGTATATTGTCTGTCCTAGAGATCAGCTTCACCGTGTGTATctgatctatatataatatatacattgttCTAATCTCCATGATGGGTGCTCAGTATACGGCTATGTACACTCCTCTAGtacattcttttcttctttctatCACAGATATATCTCAGAATTCTCCAGCAATCTCCAGCACAGAGTAGAGTTCCAGCCATCACTCAGAAGTTCCTGGCCCCGCCTCGTATTATTCATGATGTGTCCCCCAGGCCCCTCCCCCTGGCTCCATATATGGAGAGCACATGGAGGGGTCCAGAAGTTGCTCAGGCAGTATAAAAGGAGCCGGGCTGGGAGAGGTTGCAGTAGAGCGAGCAGCAGAGAGCAGACGCTGACACACAGGCAGACGGCCTCCAGCTGAACTGTGACAAGAAGCTCCAGGAAAAGCAGCAGCAGAGCGACATGttccctctcagcctcctccagtcCTCGCACAGTCCTGTGTATGTCTACCGCCAGCCCGAGCTCCCCCACTGGACCGCCACACACCTCATCCTCCGCCAGCTGGAAGACGACATGCTGAGCGTGAGCAGCGACATGGAGAGGAGAATGCAGCGCCTCCACCAGACTTACCATCTCCTGGCCAATGACCCGgacatgaggagggggaggggggctcagaGCCGACACCCCACCGCCCCCCAAGACAAATCCCCCACCGAGGGCAAAGACGGGAAGGAGAACTTTGAGCTCTCCCTGGACGTGAGTCCGTTTTCTCCAGAAGAACTGACAGTGAGGACGGAAGGAAGGAGACTGATCGTGGCGGGAAAATCCGACAAGAAAAGGGAAACGGAGAATGGCGGCTTCTTCCAGGAATACAGAGAGTGGCGCAGAGAAGCCGAGCTCCCGGAAGACGTGAATCCCGAGGACGTGCTGTGCTCCATGTCCAAGGACGGGCGGCTCCACTTCTGGGCACCTCGCCTGGCACTGCCCGCTGCCCAACAGAGATCCATCACCATCACCAATGAGCAGAGCCCAGGAGAAGGTCAGGAGTCCAACCCGGAGAACCAGAACCACCGGGGACAGCAGGAGCAAGACCTCCCCCAGAATTCATCCTGATGACATGATGGGACTGAGATTTGGTACAATATTAATAGATTTTCTGTCACTATTTCTATCAGGATGAGAAGATGTCAGGAAGATCACTTCTACTTTCCCATGTTAGAATTTATGTTATTGTTCCAGTTTCCTGATTTTTATATTGCTTGAATCActgtttctatatactgtatatatagttttctaaataaatattttcattttataaCTATCTTCTGTTTTTGTTTGCATGATTCAGAAAGTATTTTTTGAAATAAGAAATCTCTTAATATTTGGTTTATAGGGTGAAcagaaatgttttatataaaatgaAGCTGAGTCCTTATCATCCGGTCAGATTTCAGGATTCCTTTGTAATATGAACTCTGATTGGTTGAGTTTGGAGGCATGTTGTTCCAGTTTTCATAAAACAGTTCTGATATTCTTCATGTCTTTATAGATAACATACATTATATACGGGGAGAGAGTGAAAGGGGAACTGAATGGTAATTAGTGTATGATGTGTAGACTCTGTCAATAGCAGTCTGTCTGTCAATGATCAGCTTTCattcatttatataaaacctttatcccaaaactcaaagaaaaaaaaaacaaatgttactaTAACTGCTCaaaaagtgttatctggagttctgctttaatttgttagtccatctaaatctactcaTTTATAAATCACTACCCAGCCTTCTATTCCAGACTTTACAGGGTTAACATCAATGCAGCTAAAATAGCTTAGATCTGCCTTCCAGCCATGTGCTCTCTGTTTATCTCTAGTGAAGGGGAGGGGCCTGTATATACATAATGAATAAAACAGGAGGAGCAGGCAGGGCTGGCAAAGTTGAAGTTGGTGGAGGACCTCCCCAGTGGGCGGGGCCAAGAACTAGCTCCCCGTAGAGCCCCCcagtcaatgataaaaaaaaaatgaacagtgagATAATATCTCCGAATGATGAGCAATTATTCCAGTTTAGAAATAATTTAAAGTTGGGTAAATGTGTATATATTAGGGATGGGCCTGATATACAGCTCCCTGCTGGGGAACCACAAGTCTCAGCATGGCCATCAAACTTTTCTCTATAatgacctgtatattaaccccttcacctcctttATCCTGTGCATTATCCCCCTCATCTCCACCCTcacactgtatgtgacctgtacattaaccccttcacctccccccTCTTGTGTATGACTTGTATATTAATCATACACTTTATCTAGTGCACCCTTTTTAAGCCTTACCAGCATGTTTCTTTATTCCTCTCCAAAAAAGTGGcgaaaaatgtaaatattataGGGTGTCCACTTCCTTGTGGGGTGTTCATACTGCTCTGGCATTTTTATTAGATATTTTTTGGCATGTAAAAGGAAATGAAAAAGAAACATTTCTTTATTAACATTCTTTACagttttggcctcatgcacacgagacgctggtgcaaagtctgctgaacacaggtttttaaaagctgaaaccggcgtttagaaatgcccATTTTGCCGAGTTTGCATGTCGCGTTTAGCCGCGTCTGCGTCTGTGTGCTAAcacagcactacaacatatccatttGAGGTTcccagcactaagtggccccgagatatggggccgcaaattcgggtcgcaaaatgtcaagcacttctgcagcagagaatggcattttgtggcccaaatttggggccccatatctcggggctacttggttctagaaaccccaaatttggatatgttatattgttagtccaactgtgttagcacccaaaatttggggttcctagcaccaagtggccccgggatATGGGGCCCaaaaattcgggtcgcaaaatgtcaagcacttttctgcagcagagaatgacattttgtgacccgactttggggccccatatcttggggccacttggtgctaggaaccccatatttggatatgttatattgttagtccaactgtgttagcacccaaaatttggggttcctagcaccaagtggtcccgagatatggggccccaaagtcgggttgtaaaaaacacttataaacgcaaacgcggctaaacgcggtatccgcgtttagccgcgtttggcgtctgaaatgtggaaaacttttgcgtctgaacccatttttttgcttctggaaaaacaaggttaaatgcaactgcctaaaaatgccaaaaaacaagactgtgtacatggacacttaggataacattgaatgggttcaggggcagttgaaaaaagtgtccaactgcctctgaacatgagtttaacagcgtctcgtgtgcatgaggccttaacataTTAACAAATTAACAACCCAGTGTATATAATAAATATGACCAAATAAATTATATacaattaaatttgggtacaggcTGTTGCTGGTGAAGCAGTCTGTCCACCTTTGTAGACCCTGCTGACCATAGAGGCCATGATGCCTTGTGTTGCTGGTGTAGCAGTCTGTCCACCTCTGTAGACCCTGCTGACCATAGAGGCCATGATGCCTTGTGTTGCTGGTGTAGCAGTCTGTCCACCTCTGTAGACCCTGCTGACCATAGAGGCCATGATGCCCTGTGTTGCTGGTGTAGCAGTCTGTCCACCTCTGTAGACCCTGCTGACCATAGAGGCCATGATGCCTTGTGTTTCTGATGTAGCAGTCTGTCCACCTCTGTAGACCCTGCTGACCATAGAGGCCATGATGCCTTGTGTTGCTGATGTAGCAGTCTGTCCACCTCTGTAGACCCTGCTGACCATAGAGGCCATGATGCCTTGTGTTGCTGATGTAGCAGTCTGTCCACCTCTGTAGACCCTGCTGACCATAGAGGCCATGATGCCTTGTGTTGCTGGTGTAGCAGTCTGTCCACCTCTGTAGACCCTGCTGACCATAGAGGCCATGATGCCTTGTGTTGCTGGTGTAGCAGTCTGTCCACCTCTGTAGACCCTGCTGACCATAGAGGCCATGATGCCTTGTGTTGCTGGTGTAGCAGTCTGTCCACCTCTGTAGACCCTGCTGACCATAGAGGCCATGATGCCTTGTGTTGCTGGTGTAGCAGTCTGTCCACCTCTGTAGACCCTGCTGACCATAGCGGCCATGATGCCTTGTGCTGCtagtgcatagttgccaatagtcccgaatttcccaggacattcacaAATTTTGGAGCCTCGTCCCGATCCTAATGTTTCCCGCTATTTGGCCCGAATTTTTCCGCTTGTCCCGAGCATCGGGAATATCGTTAATATCGCCGCAGCCTCGTATCCTCCCCCTACAACAGAGCGTCCCCCCTTGcctcattttgtcctccttgtcttctattggacaaggaggacacaTGCTCTTTCTCCTTGCCTTGATTTGCCAAGTATGGCAAGCGGGGGCGTGGCTACTTAAGTTACCACGCCAGCCCGCCCAGACCCGCGCAGTCGGAACACATGGATGGATGGTGGAGGAGGTGCGCTGCTGTGTCACGCTGACTGCTGTGGCTGCTGTGTCAGTGCCAGGAAGCCAGGACTCGGAGGAGGTTCGCCTCCTCCTGTTTACACTGCTGCCTTAGGCTCAGGGGGGCACAAAGAGTtcagttttttgggggggtgtgataggaagcAACAGTGAGCACAGCCTTGATGGGTATTTAAAAAATTAACAGGTTCACCCAACGCCACTTCCCATCTACCCCCCcctcactgtcgcttcctatcacacccccccaaaattgaaaaagaaaaggaggggtccaccttcagccatccaaaaccataaaggccacccactgccacttcctattaccgcccccatcccctaatttttatttaattttttttaatacacaaaaatatatggggtggggggcggtaaaaggaagtggcagtgggtgacctttatggggttggatggctgaaggtggacccctcctttttcttctttttttcacattttgggtgGGTATGATAGGAAgcattgatggggttttttttgggggggggagataggaagtggcagtgggtgACCCCCTTATGAGGACAAATAGCTGAAGGTGGCTCGGTTAGATTTTTATGTATCTATAAAATTAACAGGGTCACCCACCGCCACTTACCATCTACCCCcccatcaaggccgtgctcactgtcgcttcctatcacaccccccaaaatgtgaaaaaaaagaggggaggcgTCCATCTTCAGCCATCCtaccccataaaggccacccactgcggcttcctattaccgccccccaccccctagattgttgtgtatttaaaaaaaattaaataaaaattagggggtggggggcggtaataggaagcggcagtgggtggcTTTTATGGTATTGggtggctgaaggtggacccctccttttctttttcctttttttaaatttttttttctttttttccattttgggggcgtgtgataggaagcgacagtgagcatggccttaatagggttttttttttttggggggggtgggggagatagGAAGTGGCGGTGGGTGACCCCCCCTTATGAggacaaatagctgatggtggcccggttagattttttaaatgcacaaaaatCTAACTGGGCCACCATCAGCTATATGTCCCCATAAGGGGGTCACCCACCGCCACTTCctattcccacccccccccccaaaaagaaataaacccatcaaggccgtgctcactgtcgcttcctatcacacccacCCCCCAAAatgggaaggggggagaaaaggagggggtccaccttcagccatccatccccataaaggccacccactgccacttcctattaccgccccccaccccctaatttttatttattttttttaactttctcagctggccctccgctttaaaaaataaaaagttaacagGGTCACCCATCGCCACttcccatctaccccccccccatcaaggCCGTGTTTACTGTTCACAAACccccaaaatgtggaaaaaaaaaaaggaggaaaggagagggtccaccttcagccaaaaaaaaaaaaaaaaccatcaaggctgtgctcactgtcgcttcctatcacacccccccaatatggaaaaagaaaaggaggggtccaccttcagccatctaaccccataaaggccacccactgccgcttcctattaccgccccctggatttttatttcatttttttaaatacacaaaaatctagggggtggggggcggtaataggaagcagcagtgggtggcctttatgagGTTGGATGGTTGAAGGTGGACCCCCTCACGCACGgccttgatggggtttttttttgggggggggagataggaagtggcagtgggtgacccccttatgaggacaaatagctgatggtggcctggatagatttttgtgtatttaaaaaattaacccccccccaaaaaaataaacccATCAAGGTCGTGCTCACTGTCTCTTTCTATCACACCCAATGTcggttctttctttctctttctttctctttctctctcagcTATATGTCCCCATAAGGGGGTCACCCACCGCCACttcctattcccccctcccccccaaaaaaataaacccatcaaggccgtgctcactgtcgcttcctatcacacccaccccccaaaatggggaggggggggagaaaaggagggggtccaccttcagccatccatccccataaaggccacccactgccgcttcctattaccgcccccccaccccctaatttttatttttttattaatttattttctcAGCTGGCCCaccgctttaaaaaataaaaagttaacagGGTCACCCATCGCCACTTACCATCTACCCCCccccaaatgtgaaaaaaaaggaggggtccaccttcagccaaagaaaaaaaaaaaacccatcaaggtTGTGCttactgtcgcttcctatcacacccccccaaaatgaaaaaagaaaaggaggggtccaccttcagccatccaaccccataaaggccacccactgcggcttcctattaccgccccccaccccctggatttttattttatttttttaaatacacaaaaatctagggggtggggggcggtaataggaagcagcagtgggtggcctttatggggttggatggctgaaggtggaccccctcaCGCACgccttgatggggttttttttggtggggggataggaagtggcagtgggtgacccccttatgaggacaaatagctgatggtggcctggttagatttttgtgtatttaaaaaattaacagggtcacccaccgccacctcccatctacccccccccccatcaaggccgtgctcactgtcgcttcctatcacccccaaaatgtgaaaaaaaaagaaaagagaggagggggtccaccttcagccatcctacctcataaaggccacccactgccgcttcctattactGCCCCCACcccctcatttttattttatttttttaaatacacaaaaatctaggggctggggggcggtaataggaagtggcagtgggtggcctttatgcggttggatggctgaaggtgaaccccctcttttttctttttttcacattttggaggGGGTGTGACAGCAAGcgacagtgagcacggccttgatagggtttttttttggggggggggataggaagtggcagtgggtgACCCCCTTATGGTGACAATAAGCTGATGGTGGCCCggttagatttttgtgtatttaaaaaattaaccgggccaccatcagctatttgtcTCCATAAGGGGGTTACCCACCGCCACTTCCTAtctcccccccctcaaaaaaataaacccatcaaggccgtgctcactgtcTCTTCCTATCACACCCAATGTcggttctttctttctctttctttctctctttctctctcgctgtcctttctttctttctgtcctttcttttctttctgttcTCCCTCCGTCCTTCCTTCCCTTACTCTTTCTTtttgtcctccctcttttccttcttccttctttctttctctgtcctttattttttttctttctttctctgtctttgatttcttcttttcttctttttctctgtcctttctttccgtcctctttctttctttctttctttctttctttctttctctgtcctccctctttcttcttttcttcctttctttctgtcctttctttctgtccttctgtccttctttctgtccttctttctctctctctctcctttctgtcctccctctcctttctctctttcttttctttctttctttctttctctcttttctctctgtcctttctttctttcctttctttctctctgtcctttctttcactttctttctttctttctgtcctttctttctctctgtcctttctttctttctctctgtcctttatttatttctgtcctccctctttctttctttctttctttctttctttctttctttctttctttctttctttctttctttctttctttctctgtcctccctctttcttcttttcttcctttctctctgtcctttctttctgtcctttcgttctgtccttctgtccttctttctttctctctctctctcctttctgtcctccctctttacttttatttctttctttctttctctgtcatttctctctttcttttctttcttcctctttctttctttctctcttttctctctgtcctctctttcctttctttctctctgtcctttctttcactttctttctttctctctgtcctatttcctttctctctgtcctttctctctgtccttctttctttttctctgtcctttctttctttctctctctc encodes:
- the LOC141110137 gene encoding heat shock protein 30C-like, which encodes MFPLSLLQSSHSPVYVYRQPELPHWTATHLILRQLEDDMLSVSSDMERRMQRLHQTYHLLANDPDMRRGRGAQSGHPTAPQDKSPTKGKDGKENFELSLDVSPFSPEELTVRTEGRRLIVAGKSDKKRETENGGFFQEYREWRREAELPEDVNPEDVLCSMSKDGRLHFWAPRLALPAAQQRTITITMEQSPGEGQESNPENQNHRGQQEQDLPQNSS
- the LOC141110138 gene encoding heat shock protein 30C-like; its protein translation is MFPLSLLQSSHSPVYVYRQPELPHWTATHLILRQLEDDMLSVSSDMERRMQRLHQTYHLLANDPDMRRGRGAQSRHPTAPQDKSPTEGKDGKENFELSLDVSPFSPEELTVRTEGRRLIVAGKSDKKRETENGGFFQEYREWRREAELPEDVNPEDVLCSMSKDGRLHFWAPRLALPAAQQRSITITNEQSPGEGQESNPENQNHRGQQEQDLPQNSS